Genomic segment of Zingiber officinale cultivar Zhangliang chromosome 11B, Zo_v1.1, whole genome shotgun sequence:
CTAAttcagctcatctaaggcttaaattaggttgactaagccggatgatttgctcttggtcaaaccttcactacaagaaaatcttcattcaacaacactcaaacgacaacgattTTATGCCAAATCGTTGGTTTTtttccttttaacaacggttttaacaaaaaccgttgcCTTTTAGCATTTTTTTTAGCTTACGATGacgatttttaaaaaccattgtttatttatgcttttttggggctacgacaacagtttttaaaggctacgacaacagtttttaaaaactattgtctATGTGCGTATTTTTTTgagattacgacaacggtttttgaaaaccgttgtctattacgTGTTATTGAATACAGTTGTTTTTTTCCATCGTCGTTTTTTCCCTTCGCAATTTTTTGTCGCcgcgttttttctttccctctcctcgaaaTTTTTTGCCGCCACATTCCCCCCTTTACCTTCTCAATCCATAATCATTTTCGTCGATCTCTTCACCTACTTCATGTttttttctcctttcctctccaagaCCTAAACCCATCACCCCTTCACGACTCGTAGCAGATGGACCCCTAGAATTCGTGTCGCTAAAATCGACGGATCTTCATGAATTCCTCCCTCTTTTCAATCTTTCACAGCAACCTCTCTGCGATCTGGTGAGTTTTCCTTCGATTCTATTGCGATGCATTTGGCCCTAGTTTGTTTTGGTGTTACAGTTTCTTTTCTTGTTGTTTGATACATGGAGATTCCTAACTTGAAACTTTCAACTTTTTCTTTGAGTTAATTCATTTTATCAATTGTTTCGTTGATGAGTAATTTCTTTTTTATGGTTGATtctacatattatatattttggagGGGCATTGCTTCTTTATTTCATAGTTTTGGATCTGCAGATGGCAACAAAGGCGTTAACGAAAGAGGCAATTGTAATGACtgagaagaagatgaacatgAGCTTAGGTATGCCGAGAACTTTTTCTGTTGCATCTGAAGTTATTCTATCTGAATAACTTAGTCCTAATACGACTCACACATTtattgtagatgatattattaaaATGTCGAAGAAAAATTCTGCTAAAGGGAAAAGACCTCTGAGGCCTCTTGTGAGTGAATATATTCTTGCCAGGaaagttttattttccttcaAATTATTAAACAGTTGATGACAAAATTCCTTGACTTTAGATTAAACACCAAGGCTTTCAGAATAGGAATCCTTCCCATGGTAACACCGTGCTACAGGGATTCATGGATTCCAGATCTTCAATTAGACAGGTAATAACTAGTATACTGTGTTTTTCTAGATGATGTTTATGTTGTACATTTGTTAATCTGTTGTTGACCATCGATGTTTAGGGTGTTCTTGCAAAGAGAAGGTCAAATTTTCATGGGAATCAATtcccagtaatcacagaggtggCTAGGAAGGCTGCTTCTGTGTTTACCATTTCTTGATTTTTGACTTGATTGTAAATCAAGTAACACACTTATATATTCTTAAAAAAGATCTTGGAAAAATATTCTTTATCTAATATTTATCATCATCTTTTATTGCTTATTTATATTTGTGCTTTCTTGCAGGAACACTTGTCAAAAGATGATGCTAAATAGCAGTTCTTTAGAATCTTGAGAACTCCTCCTTATGGGAATTCTGTTTTCTTTAGTGCATGGAAGATAGATGATCCTATAGGTCTGTTACTTGGATGaatcattttagaaattaataagtGAGGGGTTAGTTAAAACATATTGTGGGTTATGTTTCTCCTTTTTTGGACAGAAGTCATATCTTTAT
This window contains:
- the LOC122033895 gene encoding uncharacterized protein LOC122033895; translation: MATKALTKEAIVMTEKKMNMSLDDIIKMSKKNSAKGKRPLRPLIKHQGFQNRNPSHGNTVLQGFMDSRSSIRQGVLAKRRSNFHGNQFPVITEVARKAASEHLSKDDAK